A window of Halobellus sp. LT62 contains these coding sequences:
- a CDS encoding NAD-dependent epimerase/dehydratase family protein, with the protein MHLSDKRIVVTGGAGLVGSHLARRLREDNDVVVADDLSKGTRERVPDDVEFCKADMTDADDVAEAITADVDLVFHLAAYTDTNYAAPRKLFEENTEMTYNVLERMDEVGVSHIAFTSSSTVYGEAPRPTPEDYAPLEPISVYGASKLADEGLLSTYAHSKEFTVWCFRFANIVGPNQRGNVVPDFIEKLLDDPDTLEILGDGRQEKSYLHVTECVDAICHVVEHADRAMNTYNLGTRTTTSVTRIADVVADVMDLDPDYEYTGGDRGWEGDVPRMRLSVEKLAGLGWEADSSSDDAVRRAAEELHAELRAEYESTDP; encoded by the coding sequence ATGCACCTCTCCGACAAGCGGATCGTCGTCACCGGCGGTGCGGGTCTCGTCGGCTCGCACCTCGCGCGTCGACTCCGCGAGGACAACGACGTCGTCGTCGCCGACGACCTCTCGAAGGGAACGCGCGAGCGCGTCCCCGACGATGTCGAGTTTTGCAAGGCGGATATGACCGACGCCGACGACGTCGCCGAAGCCATCACCGCCGACGTCGACCTCGTCTTCCATCTGGCCGCCTACACCGACACCAACTACGCCGCGCCCCGGAAGCTGTTCGAGGAGAACACCGAGATGACGTACAACGTCCTCGAACGGATGGACGAGGTCGGCGTCTCGCATATCGCCTTCACCTCCTCCTCGACGGTGTACGGCGAAGCGCCGCGGCCGACGCCCGAAGATTACGCCCCGCTGGAACCGATCAGCGTCTACGGCGCGTCGAAACTCGCCGACGAGGGGCTGCTCTCGACGTACGCGCACTCGAAGGAGTTCACCGTCTGGTGCTTCCGCTTCGCCAACATCGTCGGCCCGAACCAACGCGGCAACGTCGTCCCCGACTTCATCGAGAAACTGCTCGACGACCCCGACACCTTAGAAATCCTCGGCGACGGTCGCCAAGAGAAGTCCTATCTGCACGTCACCGAGTGCGTCGACGCCATCTGTCACGTCGTCGAACACGCCGACCGCGCGATGAACACCTACAATCTCGGCACGCGAACGACCACCTCAGTCACCCGAATCGCGGACGTCGTCGCCGACGTGATGGATCTCGACCCCGACTACGAGTACACCGGCGGCGACCGCGGCTGGGAGGGCGACGTCCCGCGGATGCGCCTCTCCGTCGAGAAGCTCGCCGGACTCGGTTGGGAGGCCGACTCCTCCAGCGACGACGCCGTCCGACGCGCCGCCGAGGAACTCCACGCGGAACTGCGGGCGGAGTACGAGTCCACGGATCCCTGA
- a CDS encoding DUF2797 domain-containing protein produces MQFVGYDTGGPGLYVSDASAGVDAVDATADSPDSQTLGDVEFVALDSGTELAYTLGERHCAGTITEEGHIACAEPSAPYCPQHRSTWVCAKCTGTCLKDEMDCVEPHAIYLAAFAPNVFKVGVTKAWRLETRLREQGADRGALLQTVPDGRIAREREAEIAAEIPDRIRVPTKLAGLHRDVDDDAWGNLLDCFEVDNADRFDFEYGLDLLDRPVAETIATGTVRGVQGRLLVLDHAGSTYAVDLRDLVGYETTPEATTRDLQASLGAWG; encoded by the coding sequence GTGCAGTTCGTCGGCTACGACACGGGCGGCCCGGGACTCTACGTGAGCGACGCGTCCGCCGGTGTCGACGCTGTCGACGCGACAGCCGACAGCCCGGATTCCCAGACGCTCGGCGACGTGGAGTTCGTCGCACTCGACTCAGGAACCGAACTCGCCTACACCCTCGGCGAACGTCACTGCGCGGGGACGATCACCGAGGAGGGACACATCGCCTGCGCGGAGCCCAGTGCGCCGTACTGCCCGCAGCACCGCTCGACGTGGGTCTGCGCGAAGTGCACCGGCACGTGTCTCAAAGACGAGATGGACTGCGTCGAACCCCACGCGATCTACCTCGCGGCGTTCGCGCCCAACGTGTTCAAAGTGGGCGTCACGAAGGCGTGGCGACTGGAGACGCGGCTCCGCGAGCAGGGTGCTGATCGGGGCGCGCTCCTGCAAACGGTCCCCGACGGCCGCATCGCCCGCGAGCGCGAGGCCGAAATCGCCGCGGAGATTCCCGATCGGATCCGCGTCCCGACGAAGCTGGCGGGGCTCCATCGCGACGTCGACGACGACGCGTGGGGGAATCTCCTCGACTGCTTCGAGGTCGATAACGCCGACCGCTTCGACTTCGAGTACGGCCTCGACCTGCTGGATCGCCCCGTCGCGGAGACGATCGCGACCGGGACGGTCCGAGGCGTCCAAGGCCGCCTGCTCGTTCTCGATCACGCCGGGAGCACCTACGCCGTCGATCTGCGCGACCTCGTCGGCTACGAGACGACCCCCGAGGCGACGACTCGGGACCTGCAGGCGAGCCTCGGCGCGTGGGGCTGA
- a CDS encoding thiolase C-terminal domain-containing protein encodes MERVAIIGASMTQFGQREEWICELLAEAGQACLEDAGVAPDAIEHLYVSNMASGEFEGQTGVPNALAHDLSAVPAYTARIDQTSSSGGAGVYAAWQSVASGASEMTLLVGGEKMTHRSTAESTDIIASLTHPVEYKHGVTLPSFAGLTARAYLETYDAPRESLGKVAVKNHRNGVDNPHAQFRKEVDLDTVLDSPIVADPLRLYDFCPITDGSAALIFCPESVAREYAEEYAVVSGIGGATDTHVVHERADPTTMGGVVNSSERAYEMADIEPEDVDVAELHDMFTILEFLQSEDLGFFEKGEGWKAVEDGVTDRDGDLPINTSGGLKSKGHPLGASGVAQVYEIYKQVVGEAGPRQVDAETGLACNVGGFGNCVTTAILEGQR; translated from the coding sequence ATGGAGCGCGTAGCGATCATCGGCGCGTCGATGACCCAGTTCGGGCAGCGCGAGGAGTGGATCTGTGAGCTGCTCGCGGAGGCCGGACAGGCCTGCCTCGAAGACGCTGGCGTCGCACCCGACGCGATCGAACACCTGTACGTCTCGAATATGGCCAGCGGGGAGTTCGAGGGCCAGACCGGAGTCCCGAACGCCCTCGCCCACGACCTCTCGGCGGTCCCGGCCTACACGGCCCGGATCGATCAGACCTCCTCCTCCGGCGGCGCGGGCGTCTACGCCGCGTGGCAGTCGGTCGCCTCCGGGGCCTCCGAGATGACGCTTCTCGTCGGCGGCGAGAAGATGACGCACCGATCGACCGCGGAGTCGACTGACATCATCGCATCGCTGACCCACCCGGTCGAGTACAAACACGGTGTGACGCTTCCCTCCTTCGCGGGACTCACCGCGCGCGCCTATCTCGAAACGTACGACGCCCCCCGCGAATCGCTCGGGAAAGTCGCGGTCAAGAACCACAGAAACGGCGTCGACAACCCCCACGCGCAGTTCCGAAAGGAGGTCGACCTCGACACGGTGCTCGACTCACCGATCGTCGCCGATCCCCTCCGACTGTACGACTTCTGCCCGATAACCGACGGGTCGGCGGCGCTCATATTCTGCCCGGAGTCCGTCGCCCGCGAGTATGCCGAGGAGTACGCGGTCGTCTCGGGCATCGGCGGCGCGACAGACACCCACGTCGTCCACGAGCGCGCGGACCCGACGACGATGGGCGGCGTCGTCAACTCCTCGGAGCGGGCCTACGAGATGGCCGATATCGAGCCCGAAGACGTCGACGTCGCGGAGCTCCACGACATGTTCACTATCCTCGAATTCCTCCAGTCGGAGGACCTCGGATTCTTCGAGAAAGGCGAGGGCTGGAAAGCGGTCGAGGACGGCGTCACCGACCGCGACGGCGACTTGCCGATCAACACGTCCGGCGGGCTCAAATCGAAGGGCCACCCGCTCGGGGCCTCCGGCGTGGCACAGGTGTACGAGATCTACAAACAGGTCGTCGGCGAGGCCGGACCGCGACAGGTCGACGCCGAGACGGGACTCGCCTGCAACGTCGGCGGGTTCGGGAACTGCGTGACGACCGCGATTTTGGAGGGCCAACGATGA
- a CDS encoding DUF4382 domain-containing protein, with product MNRNAIASVLVAALILLAGCSGGMGGSPSTAMDGAPAGEESTAGTADGSTGTVNLYISDEQNAIGDFEHLNVTISKVGLKPAGDVDDSDDSDDVDETNETADADEGSETADDSADADDTDGADDEDDDAGDDEWVEYEVDNRTVDLTRLQGANATRLSTLDVPNGTYEKVFVYVSEVDGTLKDGSDQRVKLPSGKLQLNSEFTVGNGESVDFVFDITAIKAGQSGKYILKPVISESGTDVEIERVDDEDDDDRGDDEDEREESTLNATFLDDIAPGENATLRVTKNGSAVENATVEVEGGPSGTTDANGEYVVSVPDDAEELEVTVTYEDVETELEFEFDEDEDDADDETDDQAGQGQSDQSAANA from the coding sequence ATGAATCGAAACGCAATCGCGAGCGTGCTCGTCGCGGCGTTGATCCTCCTTGCCGGTTGTTCCGGTGGGATGGGCGGATCGCCCTCCACTGCGATGGACGGAGCGCCCGCGGGCGAAGAGTCGACTGCCGGTACCGCGGACGGGTCGACCGGGACGGTGAACCTCTACATCAGCGACGAACAGAACGCGATCGGTGACTTCGAACACCTCAACGTCACTATCTCCAAGGTGGGGCTGAAGCCAGCCGGTGACGTCGACGACAGTGACGACTCCGACGATGTCGACGAGACGAACGAGACCGCCGATGCGGACGAAGGCAGCGAAACCGCCGACGATTCGGCGGACGCAGACGACACGGATGGTGCAGACGATGAAGACGACGACGCCGGAGACGACGAGTGGGTCGAGTACGAGGTCGACAACCGCACGGTCGATCTGACGCGCCTGCAGGGCGCGAACGCCACGCGGCTCTCGACGCTCGACGTCCCGAACGGCACCTACGAGAAGGTGTTCGTCTACGTCTCGGAGGTCGACGGGACGCTGAAGGACGGCAGCGACCAGCGCGTCAAGCTGCCGAGCGGCAAACTCCAGTTGAACTCCGAGTTCACGGTCGGTAACGGCGAGTCCGTCGACTTCGTCTTCGACATTACCGCGATAAAGGCCGGTCAAAGCGGGAAGTACATCCTCAAACCGGTCATCTCCGAGTCCGGCACCGACGTCGAAATCGAACGCGTCGACGACGAAGATGACGACGACCGCGGAGACGACGAAGACGAGCGCGAGGAGTCGACGTTGAACGCGACGTTCCTCGACGACATCGCCCCCGGCGAGAACGCAACGCTGCGCGTGACGAAAAACGGATCTGCAGTCGAGAACGCGACCGTCGAAGTCGAAGGCGGTCCCAGCGGGACCACCGACGCGAACGGCGAGTACGTCGTCTCGGTCCCCGACGACGCCGAGGAACTCGAAGTGACGGTCACCTACGAGGACGTCGAGACCGAGTTGGAGTTCGAGTTCGACGAGGATGAGGACGACGCGGACGACGAGACCGACGACCAAGCCGGACAGGGACAGTCCGACCAGTCAGCCGCGAACGCCTAA
- a CDS encoding DUF7548 family protein — MDVDLDSVAPKLGAVACLLLAAAVFAPALVISAPGSGVAAYYASGPFGVSIVGVLALFTVIVLLAGAQERSDPVTLSGVALVAGVAILLFSLLWALSIDSTLLFSFPAEYAWIENHRWVVVGGAVAVAVATGAYARAVLN, encoded by the coding sequence ATGGACGTGGATCTCGATTCGGTCGCCCCGAAGCTCGGGGCGGTGGCGTGTCTCCTCCTCGCGGCGGCGGTGTTCGCCCCCGCGCTGGTTATCTCCGCGCCGGGGTCGGGCGTGGCGGCGTACTACGCGTCCGGGCCGTTCGGCGTCTCGATCGTCGGGGTGCTCGCGCTGTTCACCGTCATCGTTCTGCTCGCGGGCGCACAGGAGCGCTCTGATCCGGTCACGCTCTCCGGCGTCGCGCTCGTTGCAGGAGTCGCGATACTTCTCTTCTCGCTGCTGTGGGCCCTCTCGATAGACTCGACGCTGCTCTTCAGCTTCCCCGCGGAGTACGCGTGGATCGAGAATCACCGCTGGGTCGTCGTCGGGGGCGCTGTCGCCGTCGCCGTCGCGACCGGCGCGTACGCGCGTGCAGTGCTGAATTGA
- a CDS encoding tRNA (cytidine(56)-2'-O)-methyltransferase: MHEKREVAVLRYGHRPGRDDRMTTHVGLTARALGADRVIFPDNAGQSLETVEDITGRFGGPFAVELSDELDATIRDWSGAVVHLTMYGERVQDVESDVREAHREQPLLVVVGGEKVPFEVYEEADWNVGVTNQPHSEVAGLAVFLDHLFEGRELEREWEDADRRVIPQARGKRVVNGGTTSRPVDGDDGSPDAN; encoded by the coding sequence ATGCACGAGAAGCGAGAGGTGGCTGTCCTCCGCTACGGCCACCGCCCCGGTCGGGACGACCGGATGACGACGCACGTCGGTCTCACGGCGCGTGCGCTCGGCGCGGATCGGGTGATCTTCCCCGACAACGCCGGCCAGTCGCTGGAAACCGTCGAGGACATCACCGGTCGATTCGGCGGCCCCTTCGCGGTCGAACTGAGCGACGAATTGGACGCGACGATCCGGGACTGGTCCGGGGCTGTCGTCCACCTCACGATGTACGGCGAGCGGGTTCAGGACGTCGAGAGCGACGTCCGCGAGGCGCACCGCGAGCAGCCGCTGCTCGTCGTCGTCGGCGGCGAGAAGGTCCCGTTCGAGGTGTACGAGGAAGCCGACTGGAACGTCGGCGTCACGAACCAGCCACACTCGGAGGTTGCGGGACTCGCGGTCTTTCTCGATCACCTGTTCGAGGGTCGAGAACTCGAACGAGAGTGGGAGGACGCCGATCGGCGGGTCATCCCGCAGGCGCGGGGGAAGCGCGTCGTAAACGGCGGGACGACGTCCCGCCCCGTCGACGGCGACGACGGATCGCCGGACGCGAACTGA